From Achromobacter spanius, a single genomic window includes:
- a CDS encoding D-serine ammonia-lyase translates to MFQADASSHSPVLESLRQAKPVLWTGPVTPSAAGGPGAHFLMDQVLSAQERFARFAPLLAELFPELAETRGVIESPLLPAAAMQAAIGLPHQDGRLWIKADHALPVAGSIKARGGIHEVLEFAESLALREGLLHPGDDYRKLAGPEARAVFGRHQVAVGSTGNLGLSIGVIASALGFRSAVHMSADAKEWKKARLRARGVEVVEHAGDYEKAVAAGRAQVEADAFGYFVDDERSASLFLGYAAAALHLRVQLHEAGVRVDAEHPLFVYLPCGVGGAPGGIAFGLKQLYGPHVHCFFAEPVQSPCFLVRMMAGRGELPGAPASASVYDVGLTNVTEADGLAVPTASELAYAAVGAHLGGVYTVEDDTLYADLARLKDSEGLRIEPSAAAGFSGPRHLCGTNAGRAWLRAQGLDAHLPRATHLAWTTGGLFVPDEEYDRFLSRGRSLAAGN, encoded by the coding sequence ATGTTTCAAGCCGACGCTTCCTCCCATTCCCCCGTTCTGGAGTCTCTCCGGCAGGCAAAGCCGGTGCTGTGGACCGGGCCTGTCACACCCAGCGCCGCCGGCGGGCCGGGCGCGCACTTCCTGATGGATCAGGTGCTGTCCGCGCAGGAGCGCTTTGCGCGATTTGCGCCGCTGCTGGCCGAACTGTTTCCGGAACTGGCCGAGACGCGCGGCGTGATCGAGTCGCCGCTGTTGCCCGCCGCCGCCATGCAGGCGGCCATCGGCCTGCCGCACCAGGACGGACGCTTGTGGATCAAGGCAGACCATGCGCTGCCGGTAGCCGGTTCGATCAAGGCGCGGGGCGGCATCCACGAAGTGCTGGAATTTGCCGAATCGCTGGCGCTGCGGGAAGGGCTGCTTCACCCGGGCGACGACTACCGCAAACTGGCCGGCCCGGAGGCCCGCGCCGTTTTCGGCCGCCATCAGGTGGCCGTGGGCTCCACCGGCAACCTGGGCCTGTCCATCGGCGTGATTGCATCGGCGCTGGGGTTCCGGTCGGCCGTGCACATGTCCGCCGATGCCAAGGAATGGAAGAAGGCGCGGCTGCGCGCGCGCGGGGTCGAGGTCGTCGAGCACGCGGGCGACTACGAAAAGGCCGTGGCCGCGGGCCGCGCGCAGGTCGAAGCCGATGCCTTTGGTTATTTCGTCGACGACGAGCGTTCGGCGTCCCTGTTCCTGGGCTACGCCGCCGCGGCGCTGCACCTGCGCGTCCAACTGCATGAAGCGGGCGTGCGTGTCGATGCCGAGCATCCCTTGTTCGTCTACCTGCCTTGCGGCGTGGGCGGGGCGCCGGGCGGCATCGCCTTTGGCCTGAAGCAACTCTATGGTCCGCACGTGCATTGCTTCTTTGCCGAGCCGGTGCAGTCGCCGTGTTTCCTGGTGCGCATGATGGCCGGCCGGGGTGAACTGCCGGGCGCGCCGGCGTCCGCGTCGGTGTACGACGTGGGCTTGACCAACGTGACCGAGGCCGACGGCCTGGCGGTTCCGACGGCATCCGAGCTGGCCTATGCGGCGGTGGGCGCGCATCTGGGCGGCGTCTACACCGTGGAAGACGACACGCTGTACGCGGACCTGGCGCGCCTGAAGGACAGCGAAGGCCTGCGCATCGAACCGTCCGCCGCGGCCGGTTTCAGCGGACCGCGCCACCTGTGCGGCACCAACGCCGGCCGCGCATGGTTGCGCGCGCAGGGCCTTGACGCGCATCTGCCGCGCGCCACGCATCTGGCCTGGACCACCGGCGGGCTGTTCGTGCCCGACGAAGAATATGACCGATTCCTGAGCCGTGGGCGTTCGCTCGCGGCCGGCAACTAG
- a CDS encoding LysR family transcriptional regulator, which yields MNPRVLQEISLRYFLEVVRTGSVSEAAGRLDVAPSAVSRQIARIERELGTLLFERRARGMLPNAAGELLAAHAKRMQQDVERVAGDILALRGLRQGHVRIVSTEGYASEFVPAAIAAFRQHYAGIRFSLDVCSQQEIPQRIRDGSADIGVTLSLTSQRDIRVEARVPAPVRAILAADHPLADRREMALAQLMAYPLALPSPDSTLRQLIDISCSRQQLHCEPAFTSRSIDALVGFASAGGGVAFCGELAIRNRLQWGRIVAVPLRDREMNERHFEVQTLAGRIMPEAAKAFIASIAEAARAASGPVGPA from the coding sequence ATGAATCCTCGCGTCCTGCAGGAGATTTCCCTGCGATATTTCCTGGAGGTCGTGCGCACCGGCTCGGTCAGCGAGGCCGCGGGCAGGCTGGACGTCGCGCCCTCGGCCGTCAGCCGGCAGATCGCCCGTATCGAACGCGAATTGGGCACCTTGCTGTTCGAGCGGCGCGCGCGCGGCATGCTTCCGAACGCCGCGGGCGAACTGCTGGCCGCGCACGCCAAACGCATGCAGCAGGACGTCGAGCGCGTGGCCGGAGACATCCTGGCGCTGCGCGGGCTGCGCCAGGGCCATGTGCGCATCGTCAGCACCGAGGGGTATGCGTCAGAGTTCGTGCCGGCGGCCATCGCGGCCTTCCGGCAGCACTATGCGGGTATCCGGTTCTCGCTGGACGTCTGCTCGCAGCAGGAAATCCCCCAGCGCATCCGGGATGGGTCGGCGGACATCGGCGTCACCCTCAGCCTCACGTCGCAACGCGACATCCGGGTGGAAGCGCGCGTGCCGGCGCCGGTGCGCGCGATCCTCGCGGCCGACCATCCGCTGGCCGACCGGCGCGAGATGGCGCTGGCGCAGTTGATGGCGTATCCGCTGGCCCTGCCCAGCCCCGATTCCACCCTGCGTCAGCTGATCGACATCAGTTGCAGCCGCCAGCAACTGCATTGCGAGCCGGCATTCACCAGCCGCAGCATCGACGCGCTGGTCGGCTTTGCCAGCGCGGGCGGCGGCGTCGCCTTCTGCGGGGAACTCGCCATCCGCAACCGCCTGCAATGGGGAAGAATCGTGGCCGTGCCGCTCCGCGACCGCGAAATGAACGAACGCCACTTCGAGGTGCAGACGCTGGCCGGCCGCATCATGCCCGAGGCCGCCAAGGCGTTCATCGCCAGCATCGCGGAGGCCGCGCGGGCGGCCTCCGGTCCGGTCGGGCCCGCGTAA
- the fhuE gene encoding ferric-rhodotorulic acid/ferric-coprogen receptor FhuE, whose product MQEERRVGRGPIVHPRFVLRRTSAAVLLALASGAVAAQDAAVSTLPSVQVVGDNANPNTTEGTGSYTPRSTAASTGLSLSLRETPQSVTVMTRQRMDDEDMRSLADVMGSTPGISVQNFDSERYTFNSRGFSISNYMYDGVPTSFDVGYAAGESSVDPIIYDRVEVVRGATGLMTGAGNPSASINLVRKHADSREFKADLSAGVGNWDTYRVTADLSTPLNAEGTVRGRIVSAYQDNRSFLDYYQNKKKVFYGVVDADLTSRTTLSVGYNYQDNEPQGSSWGGFPLWYADGGRTDWRRSLNTGARWSSWGSTTQGAFLSLEHRFENDWRVQAVGSYSKNEMDGKLLYLYGWPDRETGLGMGASPAWYLGDRKQNALDLKANGPFTLFGRRHEAVVGASFNRQKGDFNYRSAINAAGVGNFLEWNGSYPEPDWNDSIIANRYTTTQTGWYGALRLNLADPLKLIVGGRYSTWKTNSIGFGGEGRTEFDKNAFTPYAGLLYDINDTYTAYVSYTGIFNPQTYQDRNGNWLDPLEGKSYEAGIKGEWLEGRLNASAAVFQIDQDNVAQADPGQMVPGTTNQAYTAAQGTRSRGFDLEVSGEVTPGWNVAAGWSHWTASDGEGNAIQTDQPRSLVRVFTTYQLPGDWNRLTVGGGVNWQSHVYTIASGPNGDERVGQGSYAITNLMARYRFNRSLSAQLNVNNVFDRKYYSQIGFYSQGAWAAGRSAMLTMRYQY is encoded by the coding sequence ATGCAAGAAGAAAGACGCGTCGGCCGCGGCCCAATCGTTCACCCACGTTTCGTGCTGCGCCGCACGTCTGCGGCGGTTTTACTGGCGTTGGCCTCGGGGGCGGTTGCGGCGCAGGATGCCGCCGTCTCGACGTTGCCGTCGGTGCAGGTGGTGGGCGACAACGCCAATCCGAACACCACCGAGGGGACGGGTTCCTACACGCCGCGTTCCACCGCCGCCAGCACGGGGCTGTCGCTGTCGCTGCGCGAGACGCCGCAGTCGGTCACCGTGATGACGCGCCAGCGCATGGACGACGAGGACATGCGGTCGCTGGCCGATGTGATGGGCAGCACGCCCGGCATTTCGGTGCAGAACTTCGACAGCGAGCGCTACACGTTCAATTCGCGCGGCTTCAGCATCAGCAATTACATGTACGACGGCGTGCCCACGTCTTTCGATGTGGGCTATGCGGCGGGCGAGTCGTCGGTCGATCCCATCATCTATGACCGCGTGGAAGTCGTGCGCGGCGCGACAGGCCTGATGACGGGCGCGGGCAATCCGTCGGCCTCCATCAACCTGGTGCGCAAGCACGCCGACAGCCGTGAGTTCAAGGCGGACCTGAGCGCGGGCGTGGGCAACTGGGACACCTATCGCGTGACGGCCGACCTGTCCACGCCGCTCAACGCCGAAGGCACCGTGCGCGGCCGCATCGTCTCGGCGTACCAGGACAACCGGTCGTTTCTGGACTACTACCAGAACAAGAAAAAGGTCTTCTACGGCGTGGTGGACGCCGACCTGACCTCGCGCACCACGCTCAGCGTGGGCTACAACTACCAGGACAACGAGCCGCAGGGCAGCAGCTGGGGCGGCTTTCCGCTTTGGTACGCCGACGGCGGCCGCACCGATTGGCGCCGGTCGCTGAACACCGGCGCACGGTGGAGCTCGTGGGGCAGCACCACGCAGGGCGCCTTCCTCAGCCTGGAACATCGCTTCGAGAACGACTGGCGCGTGCAGGCCGTGGGCTCGTATTCCAAGAATGAAATGGACGGCAAGCTGCTGTACCTGTACGGCTGGCCCGACCGCGAGACGGGCCTGGGCATGGGCGCGTCGCCCGCCTGGTACCTGGGCGACCGCAAGCAGAATGCGCTGGATCTGAAGGCGAACGGTCCGTTCACGCTGTTTGGCCGCCGCCACGAAGCCGTGGTGGGCGCCAGCTTCAACCGGCAGAAGGGCGACTTCAACTACCGCTCGGCCATCAATGCGGCCGGCGTGGGCAACTTCCTGGAGTGGAACGGCTCGTATCCCGAACCCGACTGGAACGATTCGATCATCGCCAACCGCTACACCACCACGCAGACCGGCTGGTACGGCGCGCTGCGTCTGAACCTGGCGGATCCGCTGAAGCTCATCGTCGGGGGGCGCTACAGCACCTGGAAGACCAACTCGATCGGCTTTGGCGGAGAAGGCCGCACGGAGTTCGACAAGAACGCCTTTACGCCGTACGCCGGCCTGCTGTACGACATCAACGACACCTACACGGCCTACGTCAGCTACACCGGCATCTTCAATCCGCAGACCTACCAGGACCGCAACGGCAATTGGCTCGATCCGCTGGAAGGCAAGTCGTACGAGGCCGGCATCAAGGGTGAATGGCTGGAGGGCCGCCTGAACGCCAGCGCCGCCGTTTTCCAGATCGACCAGGACAACGTGGCGCAGGCCGACCCGGGCCAGATGGTGCCGGGCACGACCAACCAGGCATATACCGCTGCACAAGGCACGCGCAGCCGCGGCTTCGACCTGGAAGTGTCGGGTGAAGTGACGCCGGGCTGGAATGTGGCGGCCGGATGGTCGCATTGGACCGCCAGCGACGGTGAGGGCAACGCGATCCAGACCGACCAGCCGCGCAGCCTCGTGCGCGTCTTCACGACGTATCAGTTGCCGGGCGACTGGAACCGCTTGACGGTGGGTGGCGGCGTGAACTGGCAGAGCCATGTCTACACCATCGCCAGCGGACCCAACGGCGACGAGCGTGTGGGCCAGGGCAGCTACGCCATCACCAACCTGATGGCGCGTTACCGCTTCAACCGCAGCCTGTCGGCGCAGTTGAACGTGAACAACGTGTTCGACCGCAAGTACTACAGCCAGATCGGCTTTTACAGCCAGGGCGCGTGGGCCGCGGGACGCAGCGCGATGCTGACGATGCGCTACCAGTACTGA
- a CDS encoding PQQ-binding-like beta-propeller repeat protein, with protein sequence MKRSQAEILREYGPFPGVEAVHGLTYDGKQVWFATGDSLVALDPATGQTSRALDITANAGTAFDGTHLYQIADGRIQKVDPQSGNVLSTIPAPGGEGVSGLAWAEGSLWVGAYRDRKIHQVDPETGNVLRTIDSNRYVTGVTWVDGELWHGTWEAEESELRRLEPRTGEVLEAVEMPAGIGVSGLESDGGARFYCGGGESGKVRAVQRPGKASG encoded by the coding sequence ATGAAACGATCACAAGCCGAAATCCTCCGCGAATATGGCCCATTTCCGGGCGTCGAGGCCGTCCATGGGCTGACGTACGACGGCAAGCAGGTGTGGTTCGCCACGGGCGACAGCCTCGTTGCCCTGGACCCGGCCACCGGACAGACGTCGCGCGCGCTCGACATCACGGCCAATGCCGGCACGGCCTTTGACGGCACGCACCTCTATCAGATCGCCGATGGCCGGATCCAGAAGGTCGATCCGCAAAGCGGCAACGTGCTGTCCACCATTCCCGCGCCCGGCGGCGAGGGCGTGTCCGGCCTTGCCTGGGCGGAAGGCAGCCTGTGGGTCGGCGCTTACCGCGACCGCAAGATCCACCAGGTCGATCCCGAGACCGGCAACGTGCTGCGCACCATCGATTCCAACCGCTACGTGACGGGCGTTACGTGGGTGGACGGCGAGCTGTGGCACGGCACGTGGGAAGCCGAAGAAAGCGAGTTGCGGCGTCTTGAACCGCGCACCGGCGAGGTGCTGGAAGCGGTCGAGATGCCGGCTGGCATTGGTGTGTCGGGCCTGGAGTCCGACGGCGGCGCCCGGTTTTATTGCGGCGGTGGCGAAAGCGGCAAGGTGCGCGCGGTGCAGCGGCCGGGCAAGGCCTCGGGTTGA
- a CDS encoding winged helix-turn-helix transcriptional regulator, with amino-acid sequence MDFLIESAARALAAGDPLGALNHVALRSDAPALALRGIAFAQLGDLPRARALLRSAGRAFGPRQAVARARCVVAEAEIALASRDLGNSHKALDTARATLHAHGDVVNAAHARHLMARRQLLLGRLEDAERTLAELDSAALPWASRAIQALIVAGIALRRQHAAKARAALTHAGRCAEQAGIPALIAEVDHAFRALEAPAARRIGHDGECTVSLDEVEALLASGTLVVDACRYAVRGVQTTVALAGRPVLFALVRALAQAWPQDVTRDALIAHAFRTRYFDETHRARLRVEMGRLRTAIRPLASIHATRHGYTLTPAGAGGITVLAPAGQETDPEQGALLAFLADGEGWSSSALALVLGASQRTVQRALEALAEAGKVQAFGQGRARRWMLPPVPGFTTSLLLPAILPGQ; translated from the coding sequence ATGGACTTTCTGATTGAAAGCGCGGCGCGCGCGCTGGCCGCGGGCGACCCGCTGGGCGCGTTGAACCACGTGGCGCTGCGCAGCGACGCGCCCGCGCTGGCCCTGCGCGGCATCGCCTTCGCGCAACTGGGCGATCTGCCCCGCGCCAGGGCGCTGCTGCGAAGCGCCGGGCGGGCGTTTGGTCCCCGGCAGGCGGTGGCGCGGGCGCGCTGCGTGGTCGCCGAGGCGGAAATCGCGCTGGCTTCGCGCGATCTGGGCAATTCGCACAAAGCGCTGGACACCGCGCGTGCCACGCTGCACGCGCATGGCGACGTGGTCAACGCGGCGCATGCCCGTCACCTGATGGCGCGCCGCCAATTGCTGCTGGGACGGCTGGAAGACGCCGAGCGCACGCTCGCCGAGCTGGATTCAGCCGCACTGCCTTGGGCGTCGCGGGCCATTCAAGCGCTGATCGTCGCGGGCATCGCCCTGCGCCGCCAGCATGCCGCAAAGGCCCGGGCCGCGCTGACGCACGCGGGACGCTGCGCCGAGCAAGCCGGCATTCCGGCGCTGATCGCGGAAGTGGACCACGCGTTTCGGGCGCTGGAGGCGCCGGCGGCCCGGCGCATCGGGCACGACGGCGAATGCACGGTGTCGCTGGACGAGGTCGAGGCCTTGCTGGCGTCCGGCACGCTTGTCGTGGACGCCTGCCGGTACGCCGTGCGCGGTGTGCAAACGACGGTCGCGCTGGCCGGCCGTCCCGTGCTGTTTGCGTTGGTGCGGGCGCTGGCGCAGGCCTGGCCGCAGGACGTGACGCGCGATGCGCTCATCGCCCACGCGTTTCGCACGCGCTACTTTGACGAGACGCACCGCGCGCGCCTACGCGTCGAAATGGGCCGCCTGCGCACCGCGATCCGCCCGCTGGCCAGCATCCATGCCACCCGGCACGGCTATACGCTCACGCCGGCCGGCGCGGGCGGCATCACGGTGCTGGCGCCCGCCGGCCAAGAAACGGATCCGGAGCAGGGCGCGCTGCTGGCCTTTCTGGCCGATGGCGAAGGCTGGTCAAGTTCGGCATTGGCGCTGGTGCTTGGGGCCAGCCAGCGCACCGTGCAGCGCGCGCTGGAGGCGCTGGCCGAGGCCGGCAAGGTGCAGGCCTTCGGCCAGGGACGCGCGCGGCGCTGGATGCTGCCGCCGGTGCCAGGATTCACGACAAGCTTGTTACTCCCGGCGATTTTGCCCGGCCAGTAG
- a CDS encoding M23 family metallopeptidase: MDARTPWRCARRLLILAALVALAVWAWPRLPEPARAPWHMARLSWQDAPLSLPVPVQGVAPRRLADTWGAARSGGRTHQGIDIFAKRGTPVLSATEGVVTRIGENTLGGQVVWVMGPGRQMHYYAHLDGYADIRRGQLVAPGDVLGFVGNTGNAKGTPPHLHYGIYAGGGALNPYPLLMAPSASGGSSLPVSSAQ; encoded by the coding sequence ATGGATGCCCGCACCCCCTGGCGATGTGCCCGACGACTTCTCATTCTTGCCGCGCTGGTAGCCCTGGCGGTTTGGGCCTGGCCGCGTCTGCCCGAGCCGGCGCGCGCGCCCTGGCACATGGCGAGGCTGTCCTGGCAGGACGCGCCGCTGTCCCTGCCCGTACCGGTGCAGGGCGTCGCGCCGCGGCGCCTGGCGGACACCTGGGGCGCGGCGCGGTCGGGCGGGCGCACGCACCAGGGCATCGACATCTTTGCCAAGCGCGGCACGCCGGTGCTGTCGGCCACCGAAGGCGTGGTCACGCGCATCGGCGAGAACACGCTGGGCGGCCAGGTCGTGTGGGTGATGGGGCCGGGCCGGCAGATGCACTATTACGCGCACCTGGACGGCTACGCGGATATCCGACGCGGCCAGCTCGTCGCGCCGGGCGACGTGCTGGGGTTCGTGGGCAATACCGGCAACGCCAAAGGCACGCCGCCGCATCTGCACTACGGCATCTATGCCGGGGGCGGGGCGCTCAATCCGTATCCGCTTCTGATGGCGCCCAGCGCGTCCGGCGGATCCTCGCTGCCGGTGTCGTCCGCGCAATAG
- a CDS encoding DUF3348 domain-containing protein, producing the protein MLQAPQRTGLSGPTLIRLLTRLTDAEVQQSRQSLSDHLSQWLGWTDAIALSAALNTSPPVIAPGARLFSSAEERECARVRTTLADAIASDTAATAAKRVAPARAPAKKLAAALAEDEFDYSSFRQRYLSLQHTMETSIGNLRSRLRGMVAARNGEWTRLAVVDAIMDRALLPKERALLGAIPKLLQTHFDRLRKAEEAALAAAQAEAAAESQALPDADAPADAAAEADGNAKADGDAEAAAIDPAPASVAANAAAPVPAITAGAWLDTFRADMRAVLLAELDVRLQPVEGLLAALRTS; encoded by the coding sequence ATGTTGCAAGCCCCCCAGCGCACAGGTTTAAGCGGCCCGACGCTCATTCGCTTGCTGACTCGCCTGACGGACGCGGAAGTCCAGCAGTCCAGGCAGTCGCTATCCGACCATCTGAGCCAATGGCTTGGCTGGACGGACGCGATCGCCCTGTCGGCGGCGTTGAATACCAGTCCGCCGGTCATTGCGCCCGGCGCCCGCCTGTTCAGCAGCGCCGAAGAACGCGAATGCGCGCGCGTGCGCACCACCCTGGCCGACGCCATCGCCAGCGACACGGCGGCAACGGCCGCCAAGCGCGTTGCCCCGGCGCGGGCGCCCGCCAAGAAACTGGCTGCCGCCCTGGCCGAGGACGAGTTCGATTATTCGAGTTTTCGCCAGCGGTATCTGTCGTTGCAGCACACGATGGAGACCAGCATCGGCAATCTGCGCAGCCGGCTGCGCGGCATGGTCGCGGCGCGCAATGGCGAATGGACGCGCCTGGCCGTGGTGGACGCGATCATGGACCGCGCGCTGCTGCCCAAGGAGCGAGCACTGCTAGGCGCGATTCCGAAGCTGCTGCAGACGCACTTCGACCGGCTGCGCAAGGCCGAGGAAGCGGCGCTGGCTGCCGCCCAAGCCGAAGCTGCGGCCGAGTCGCAGGCATTGCCTGACGCCGACGCGCCTGCAGATGCCGCCGCAGAGGCGGACGGCAACGCAAAGGCCGACGGCGATGCAGAGGCCGCAGCGATTGACCCCGCGCCGGCCAGCGTGGCGGCCAACGCGGCGGCGCCCGTCCCGGCGATTACCGCGGGCGCCTGGCTGGACACGTTCCGCGCCGACATGCGCGCCGTGCTGCTGGCCGAATTGGATGTTCGTTTACAACCG